The genomic window ACATGGCCGCGTTCTAAATTTTCATTCAGTGCGCCTGCAAATCCAGCTAAAATGACGTATTGGAAAGGATAAAATTTCAGTATCTTTTGAGTTCTCAAAGTGGCTATCTTGGGGCCCACACCTACAATCGCAACGACTACTTGCCTTCCTCCCAACTTGCCTTCTATCATTTCAACACCATTACGGTTCTTCCATACAGGCTTTCCCCCTAGTCCTTTGGCAAATGCCTCCCCCTCGAATCGAGTTGGAAATAATACTGCAATCATTTTATTACAATCTAGTTCTAAAAATGCTAGAAGTTGACTTATAACTTTCAGCAAAGCTTTTCACAAACTAATACTAACCTTTGAGAATTATATTAGCAGAAAAAGACTCTATGCATCCTAAGCTAAATGACTTTTTAGGAAAGGATTTTGAGTCACGCATCATTATTTTTTCTAATTATCATTCTTTTGAATAACCAAAATATTAATTACTGTAATTATTTGCATTTTTAAAAAATCAAATATTGTAATAACGCTCAATTTAATTCTAGTAAACTAAAAGATTTTTGCGTTAAATTAGTGCGGTTCAAAAAATGGCGTTGTAAGTTGTTGCCGCTATATCGCTCACTGCTTAGATGTGTTTGGCCAATTGCTATACTAATTAAGGAGATTTAGATTGAGAAATATATCCTACAAGGAAAAGGGATCGAAAATCTCAGCAAAGGATTCAAGAAGATTTGCCCCAACGCAGAATGCAGAAGAAATTGTCTTAAAATGGCCCTTATTTAGCTTAGCTATCGGACTTGTAACACTAGGTCTTGGCATCACAGCTTTGCAATATGGTAGCGATCCGGATGAGATCATTCTATTTTGCTTTTTTTTCTTAGTAGCAGGAATGAGTTTTCACTACGTTGAATGTTATATATACCCTGGTAATTTCATAGCGGATTTTAATCGTAGTTATTTTCAGTCACTCTATGAAGATATACCGTACAGCCCGAGAATGGCTCTATTCATAAATTTCCTAGGATTATACTTTGCTAGCATTATCTTAACTTTGGCCACATACTATGTATCCATGATTGGCTTTATTCCTCTGGGCATGATGCTTGCTCATGGAATCAAAGTCCTCTCATTTGCCTTGTCCGAGAAAGCTTACACCCCTGGATGTATGACAAGTGCACT from Verrucomicrobiota bacterium includes these protein-coding regions:
- a CDS encoding HXXEE domain-containing protein, giving the protein MRNISYKEKGSKISAKDSRRFAPTQNAEEIVLKWPLFSLAIGLVTLGLGITALQYGSDPDEIILFCFFFLVAGMSFHYVECYIYPGNFIADFNRSYFQSLYEDIPYSPRMALFINFLGLYFASIILTLATYYVSMIGFIPLGMMLAHGIKVLSFALSEKAYTPGCMTSALILIPYPLLASFQLIANGNISRQGFAAGFLLGWAFYTLSLAYLRHRWQAKQKALGKKGPAG